In the genome of bacterium, the window GTCGCTGCTTCTGGCCATGGAAAGGGTTCCTCTTAAATGGGGTCGGGAGTTAAATTCAGCCTTAATAGTATAGCCCGGCCCACCTGTGCCATCGTTCATTCGGTTGTCATCCTTGCTTAAAGGGTCTCCGCCCTGGATCATAAAACCGGGGATAACTCGATGAAAGGTGGTGCCATCATAGAATCCTTCCTTAGCCAATTTCTTGAAGTTGGCGACATGACCGGGGGCATCTTTCTCAGAGAAGCGGAGGACAATTTTGCCCCATTGGGTCTCGATAACGGCTGACTCTTCTGTTTCAAGTTTCGCCCCCACTTCGTGGGTAGCCGGGGTTTCGGATTTCGAGTTCGCCTGTGTTTTCTCTTCTTTAATCACCGGTTGTTTTTCTTTTGCGGCACTATCTTTCACCTCAGCGGTTTTTCCCTCAAGTGGGCTCTCTTTTCCAACAGCCGCTTCTTCTTTCAGGACATCTGGTGGGACTTCCTCCTGGATAACAGGTTGTTCTTCTTCTACCATTGCTGAGGTCTCTTCTGGAACAGCTTCTTTCGCCTCTTCCGGGGCTTTACCGCAACCCAAAAACACAAACATCAGCATCGCCATCAAAAAATAGGGCGCCTTCTTGATCATTTCCTTCTCCTTTCTACTGGCGAGTAGTAATTGGGGGTGAGTAATTAG includes:
- a CDS encoding peptidylprolyl isomerase; the encoded protein is METQWGKIVLRFSEKDAPGHVANFKKLAKEGFYDGTTFHRVIPGFMIQGGDPLSKDDNRMNDGTGGPGYTIKAEFNSRPHLRGTLSMARSSDPNSAGSQFFICVTPARFLDGQYTVFGEVVEGMEVADQIVNLPRDPRNNPLQPAVMKKVYLPTSTD